One Heyndrickxia oleronia genomic window, CGCAAAGATAATTGGTTATTCGTATAGTATTATTTCTACTAAAAAATTCATTGGGTGTGAATACGCTGCTTCCATTCATTTATTTCGTTTCCTAGCAACAAAGTTTAAGAAAAGGTACATAATGAAAAAGGTTGTACTCCTACTCGTTATTTTCTCTTTAGTTGCAATTCCCTCTCAAGCATTTGCTCAAAAAAAGATACCCATCCTCATCTATCATTCAATTGATGAATTTAAAGGACAGGGCTCAAAGGATTTATATGTATCACCTGGAAATTTTGAAAAGCAAATGGCCTATTTAAAAGACAATGGCTTTACATTATTGACATTTGAAAGATGGGGGGAGATCCATCAAGTGAAAAAGCCTATATTCATTACTTTTGATGATGGATATAAAAATAATGTAAATGCTTTTGCCATATTCCAAAAACTAAAAGGGGCCAATTTTCATCCAACAGCCACGATTTTTGTCATCTCTGACTTTGTCGGTAGATCGAATCGACTATCC contains:
- a CDS encoding polysaccharide deacetylase family protein translates to MKKVVLLLVIFSLVAIPSQAFAQKKIPILIYHSIDEFKGQGSKDLYVSPGNFEKQMAYLKDNGFTLLTFERWGEIHQVKKPIFITFDDGYKNNVNAFAIFQKLKGANFHPTATIFVISDFVGRSNRLSRSDLKKMVDSGMFSVQSHTATHPDLTKVKDIDYELKESKEKIQQMTGKPVIALAYPYGIFNEKVIAETKKYYQFGLTTIPEPYVKTGKPNENYLLPRIYVKNSTTLDEFVENLQ